Proteins co-encoded in one Balneolaceae bacterium genomic window:
- the rsgA gene encoding ribosome small subunit-dependent GTPase A, protein MKEGRIIQSTGKWYKIASNGDTIEARLPGKFRLDAKEVTNPIAVGDYVEFEIENDGTGSIREIKERKNYVPRQATHGRRGEQILVSNIDRAWVVQSIRHPKLNTGFIDRFLVTCEAYEVPAGIIINKNDLANVKDSRMIEDKTQLYEKLGYKTAVTSIHDESSLQDLSEQIKDQTSVFIGPSGVGKTSLLNAIDPEINLKVNEISSYSNKGKHTTTFAKLVALESGGFIVDTPGIREFGIVNIDKSELSLYFPEMAEPREHCKYYNCTHYHEPKCGVVEAFEQGEIDPDRYNSYLNILETLPDY, encoded by the coding sequence TTGAAAGAAGGACGAATCATACAATCAACCGGAAAGTGGTATAAAATTGCCTCAAACGGTGATACCATAGAAGCAAGATTGCCGGGAAAATTTCGCCTTGATGCGAAAGAGGTCACAAATCCAATTGCAGTAGGCGACTACGTGGAATTTGAAATTGAGAATGATGGAACGGGAAGCATACGTGAAATAAAGGAGAGAAAAAATTATGTGCCCCGACAAGCAACTCACGGGCGCAGGGGTGAACAGATACTTGTCTCAAATATAGACCGGGCCTGGGTTGTGCAAAGCATCAGGCATCCAAAACTAAACACCGGTTTCATTGACCGTTTCCTTGTAACGTGCGAAGCTTACGAGGTGCCGGCCGGAATCATTATCAATAAAAATGACCTCGCCAATGTAAAAGACTCTCGTATGATTGAAGATAAAACGCAATTATATGAAAAACTTGGCTATAAAACGGCGGTAACATCCATTCATGATGAATCATCTCTCCAGGATCTTTCAGAACAGATAAAAGACCAAACCTCTGTTTTCATTGGACCTTCCGGGGTTGGCAAAACAAGTTTGCTGAATGCCATCGATCCTGAAATTAATCTGAAAGTAAACGAAATATCCTCTTACTCTAACAAGGGTAAACATACCACTACTTTCGCTAAACTCGTTGCACTGGAATCCGGAGGATTTATTGTTGACACACCCGGTATTCGGGAATTTGGAATTGTTAACATCGATAAGAGTGAGCTGTCTCTTTATTTTCCGGAGATGGCAGAACCAAGAGAACATTGCAAATACTATAATTGCACTCACTATCATGAACCGAAATGCGGAGTCGTTGAAGCATTTGAACAGGGTGAAATCGATCCCGACAGATACAATTCTTATCTAAACATTTTGGAAACACTTCCTGATTACTAA
- a CDS encoding DUF6588 family protein has protein sequence MAQFSLGLPGAAQVTLRYSPEVVIDNDYTLRVFGIGGLVGLNQLFFDDQLPIDISLQAGIMDLSGYANLNVLPPDDEQMENQFPDSHWDGQAINLDTNTFTANVIIGKKLSFLSLFGGVGYQYASTNITSEGRYPFVVPVEDERSASSTTHEVQSINVPVNITLDGANKMHGVAGLQLNLEILSISASYTVAEYSTVKAGIGIMIRS, from the coding sequence ATGGCACAATTTTCTTTAGGGCTTCCCGGAGCTGCACAGGTAACACTCCGGTATTCTCCTGAAGTGGTTATCGACAATGACTATACACTACGGGTATTTGGAATTGGCGGTCTGGTTGGATTAAATCAACTTTTTTTTGATGACCAACTTCCTATTGATATATCGCTCCAGGCCGGTATCATGGACTTAAGCGGATATGCCAATTTAAACGTTTTGCCACCCGATGATGAGCAGATGGAAAACCAGTTTCCGGATTCACACTGGGATGGTCAGGCCATTAACCTTGATACGAATACATTTACTGCAAATGTAATAATTGGAAAAAAATTATCTTTTCTATCCCTGTTTGGCGGTGTTGGATATCAATATGCATCCACAAATATTACCTCAGAGGGTCGCTACCCATTTGTTGTCCCTGTTGAAGATGAAAGAAGTGCCAGTAGTACAACTCATGAGGTTCAAAGCATTAACGTGCCAGTTAATATCACTTTAGATGGGGCTAACAAGATGCATGGCGTTGCAGGCCTGCAATTAAATTTGGAAATATTATCTATATCGGCAAGTTATACAGTTGCCGAATATTCTACAGTAAAAGCAGGCATTGGAATCATGATCAGATCCTGA
- a CDS encoding PrsW family glutamic-type intramembrane protease — protein MFLIFMRVIDSFKLVSFRQTVVAIVVGAFSALITIFANYNLIVWLGMESSIYSRFVAPISEEFFKILFVVYLIQSKKVGFAVDATIFGFAVGTGFAIIENIYYLNALSNAGLLTWFVRGFGTAVMHGGTTAIAAILIKDISDRKEWPDLFTYLPGFLAAVFIHGLFNQFLLPPVTVTLLILIILPPLLYFIFKKSEKNTRVWLGTGLDSDMEMLRLLMAGNISESRIGTYLKSIENKFSAEIVGDIICYLRVYLELSVKAKGILIMKENDFDLPPDPEIKAQFEELKYLEENIGKTGKLAIQPLLKLNNADLWQLYMLQQDQKKPVN, from the coding sequence ATGTTTCTCATTTTTATGCGGGTGATTGACAGTTTTAAACTTGTGTCGTTTCGTCAAACTGTGGTTGCAATTGTTGTGGGGGCATTTTCTGCACTTATCACCATATTTGCAAACTATAACCTTATTGTTTGGCTTGGCATGGAATCATCCATCTATTCCAGATTTGTTGCACCGATATCTGAAGAGTTCTTTAAAATTCTGTTTGTTGTTTATTTGATTCAATCCAAAAAAGTTGGGTTTGCGGTGGATGCAACAATATTTGGATTTGCTGTAGGCACAGGTTTTGCCATTATCGAAAACATCTACTATTTGAATGCCCTATCGAATGCGGGGCTCTTAACCTGGTTTGTTCGCGGATTTGGTACAGCGGTGATGCATGGCGGAACTACAGCAATTGCCGCGATACTCATCAAAGATATTTCAGACCGAAAAGAGTGGCCGGATCTATTCACTTATCTGCCCGGGTTTTTGGCAGCTGTGTTTATTCATGGCCTGTTTAACCAATTCCTTTTGCCTCCGGTAACCGTTACCCTTTTAATTCTGATTATCCTTCCGCCTTTGCTTTATTTCATTTTCAAGAAGAGCGAAAAAAACACACGTGTGTGGCTTGGCACGGGTTTGGATAGTGATATGGAGATGCTTCGATTGCTGATGGCAGGAAATATTTCTGAGTCTCGAATTGGCACTTATTTAAAGTCGATAGAAAATAAATTTTCAGCTGAAATTGTGGGGGATATTATTTGTTACCTGCGGGTTTACCTGGAGTTGTCTGTTAAGGCAAAGGGAATTTTAATTATGAAAGAAAACGATTTTGATCTCCCGCCAGATCCCGAAATAAAAGCACAGTTTGAAGAGCTGAAATATCTTGAAGAGAATATTGGTAAAACGGGTAAGCTTGCTATCCAGCCGTTGCTGAAATTGAACAATGCTGATTTGTGGCAACTCTATATGCTGCAACAGGATCAAAAAAAGCCGGTCAATTAA
- a CDS encoding sigma-70 family RNA polymerase sigma factor: MVGASDKELVTQCLEGNNGAFDELVDRYQLTMYRTALSVVKDPEAAKDVTQNGFIKSWEKLKSYNSDYKFYSWLYRIIMNEALNKMRGVTETERISPNETDGETPVGIVIRKEENRQLYEAIESLDQKFSSVIYLRHFEELSYKEIAEVLDIEEKKVKSRLYGARMKLRERLC, from the coding sequence ATGGTTGGGGCGAGTGATAAAGAACTTGTAACACAGTGTCTGGAAGGAAATAACGGGGCATTTGATGAGTTGGTTGATCGATATCAACTGACCATGTACAGGACCGCTCTATCTGTTGTAAAAGATCCTGAAGCTGCTAAAGATGTAACACAAAACGGGTTCATAAAATCCTGGGAGAAGTTGAAGTCTTATAATTCAGACTATAAATTTTATAGTTGGCTCTATCGGATTATAATGAACGAGGCTTTGAATAAAATGAGAGGGGTAACAGAAACAGAGAGAATTTCTCCCAATGAAACAGATGGAGAAACTCCGGTTGGCATAGTCATCAGAAAAGAGGAAAACCGTCAACTTTACGAAGCGATAGAATCGTTAGATCAAAAATTCAGCTCTGTAATATATTTGAGGCACTTTGAGGAACTCAGTTATAAAGAGATTGCTGAAGTGTTGGATATTGAAGAGAAAAAAGTAAAATCACGTTTGTATGGAGCCCGAATGAAACTGCGAGAACGACTCTGTTAA
- a CDS encoding STAS domain-containing protein, giving the protein MLTIEKKSANELKFKGRLDASQAEKAANHLSKSEETVTIDMSDLDYISSMGLSILVNTYKRLEKNGHTVRLKNMNDHVRDVFKFTRLDQIFTIE; this is encoded by the coding sequence ATGTTGACTATCGAAAAGAAAAGTGCCAATGAGCTAAAATTTAAAGGCCGTTTGGATGCAAGTCAGGCTGAAAAAGCAGCTAATCATCTTTCAAAAAGTGAAGAAACGGTTACGATTGATATGTCGGATCTGGATTATATTTCAAGTATGGGATTAAGTATTCTCGTGAATACATATAAACGACTGGAAAAAAACGGACATACAGTTAGATTGAAGAATATGAATGACCACGTAAGGGATGTATTTAAATTTACACGACTTGATCAGATTTTTACCATTGAATAA
- a CDS encoding ATP-binding protein gives MENKKKFSRSIKELENIFNFLEGNGEKFHLGERLLHDIELSVEEIFTNMVRHNSGSSQAIEISIESVNGQILTCLTDHEEHPFDLTKTTKIDFDDYIKKKRSGGLGIFLVKQLMDEVKFEHQNGISKITIIKNV, from the coding sequence ATGGAAAACAAAAAAAAATTTAGCAGAAGTATTAAGGAACTGGAAAATATTTTCAATTTCCTGGAAGGAAACGGGGAAAAATTTCATCTGGGTGAGAGGCTTTTACATGATATTGAGCTTTCGGTTGAAGAGATTTTTACAAATATGGTTCGGCACAATTCCGGTTCAAGTCAGGCCATAGAAATATCTATTGAAAGTGTTAACGGTCAGATATTAACATGTCTGACGGATCATGAAGAGCACCCCTTTGATTTGACTAAAACAACCAAGATCGATTTTGATGATTATATTAAAAAGAAGAGATCGGGTGGTTTGGGTATTTTTCTTGTAAAACAATTGATGGATGAAGTGAAATTTGAACACCAAAATGGGATCTCAAAAATTACGATAATTAAAAATGTTTGA
- a CDS encoding STAS domain-containing protein: MNYSINEKYNCVVINLKGRVMGGPDAETFSNEIHKLIDEGKKQIIINLEDVKFMNSSGLGILIGGLNTVRKNDGDIKLCNADKRISSLLMVSQLNTVFDHYTSLDEALEAYND; encoded by the coding sequence ATGAATTACAGTATAAACGAAAAGTACAACTGCGTAGTTATCAATTTAAAAGGCAGAGTTATGGGCGGGCCAGATGCCGAAACATTTTCAAATGAAATTCACAAACTTATTGACGAGGGTAAGAAGCAGATTATAATCAATTTGGAGGATGTTAAATTTATGAACTCTTCCGGTTTAGGAATTCTAATTGGAGGACTCAATACTGTGCGAAAAAATGATGGAGATATAAAACTGTGCAATGCAGATAAACGAATTTCAAGTTTATTGATGGTCTCCCAGTTGAACACAGTATTCGACCACTATACCAGCCTGGATGAGGCACTTGAAGCCTACAACGACTAA
- a CDS encoding pentapeptide repeat-containing protein has translation MAESYFADQTFKGVKSIQIGDFENCHFINCILPNSDLSDISFVECEFENCDFSSSKLYDTSFKSVFFIESKLVGLRFEECNEFLFSIDFRSCYLNLSSFYQMNPQGISFRECNLKEVDFTEAELAETLFEKCNLNSAIFKNTNLEKANFRSAYNFLIDPEINNIQKTKFSLMGLPGLLDKYDLEIE, from the coding sequence ATGGCTGAATCTTATTTTGCTGATCAAACTTTTAAAGGTGTAAAGTCCATACAAATAGGAGATTTTGAAAATTGTCACTTCATAAACTGTATCCTGCCAAATTCAGATTTATCCGATATCAGTTTTGTTGAATGTGAATTTGAGAATTGCGATTTCAGCTCATCTAAGCTCTACGACACCTCTTTCAAATCAGTATTCTTTATTGAATCCAAACTGGTAGGTTTGCGATTTGAAGAGTGCAATGAATTTCTATTTTCAATTGATTTCCGGAGCTGCTACCTAAACCTCTCCTCTTTTTACCAGATGAATCCTCAAGGAATTTCATTCCGGGAATGTAATCTAAAAGAAGTGGATTTTACAGAAGCAGAACTGGCTGAGACCCTATTTGAAAAATGTAATCTCAACTCAGCCATCTTCAAAAATACCAATCTTGAAAAAGCTAACTTTAGATCTGCTTACAATTTTCTGATCGATCCTGAAATCAATAACATTCAAAAAACAAAGTTTTCCTTGATGGGATTACCCGGATTATTAGACAAGTATGATCTTGAGATAGAATAA
- the polA gene encoding DNA polymerase I, with product MSKKKLFLLDGMALAYRAHFAFINSRLKNSEGIPTGPILGFANTVEKMLEEDKPTHIAVAWDTHEPTFRHEIDEEYKANRPPQPEELKVGIPLMKEMLKAWGIPNIEQDGFEADDIIGTIANGANADDVDVMLVTPDKDFMQLVHDHIKMMKPDNKNGGFNIIDREGVKDYFGVYPEKVIDVLAMIGDTSDNIPGVPGIGKKGAPKLIKKYGTLEAAIEDAPNISGKRAREGLTDFADQALQAKEMVTIKTDVPDVQDWEDLEWEGADKKELGLFFKRMEFRTLTQKYLGEEGPVAEKNGDQVDLFGSFKEEAPKQELDEEKVSYELVNTIDRVKKVVDILKSKKEICFDTETDSPDPVSAELVGISFSATAGSGYYIPVNVEEGLNQEEVLELLRPIFENSDSTKIAHNYKFDYMMLSKAGIEISGKAFDTMVAAYLVDATQKLKMDELSKGLLNYKPVSIEELIGKGKKQKSMADLNVDDIYLYACEDADITLRLYEILNEQLKKDELEEIAYQVDFPLMEILADMEYEGVRLDKEMLTQFSEELAEDLKKLETEIYEKAGEEFNINSPQQLGTILFEKLELPAGKKTKTGQYSTAESVLTKLAVKYEIPSLILDYRQLKKLKSTYVDALPALINPETERIHTEFNQTVTATGRLASSNPNLQNIPIRTKRGREIRKAFIAEDGFKLMSADYSQVELRVIADISKDDAMIEAFMNDEDIHSRTAKEIFNLDSIDDVTPDHRRKAKEVNFGIPYGVSAYGLASRLGIENSEGKEMIDQYFERFPNILNYINDTKAFAREHGYVKTLMGRRRYIPDIKSGNWNVRGFAERTAINMPIQGTAADIIKLAMINIHHWLKENEKKSRMLLQVHDELIFEIHESEMDEVPDQIEEMMESAFELDVPLKVEAGIGENWLEAH from the coding sequence ACAGTCGATTAAAAAATTCAGAGGGAATTCCAACCGGGCCAATTTTGGGCTTTGCCAATACAGTTGAAAAAATGTTGGAGGAGGATAAACCAACGCACATAGCAGTGGCCTGGGATACTCATGAACCTACCTTCAGGCACGAAATTGATGAAGAGTATAAAGCTAATCGCCCGCCACAACCGGAAGAACTTAAAGTTGGAATACCACTGATGAAAGAGATGCTCAAGGCGTGGGGAATACCAAATATCGAGCAAGATGGATTTGAGGCGGATGATATTATCGGGACAATAGCAAATGGTGCCAATGCAGACGATGTAGATGTAATGTTGGTCACTCCGGATAAAGATTTTATGCAATTGGTTCACGATCATATAAAAATGATGAAACCCGATAATAAAAATGGGGGTTTTAATATCATAGACAGGGAGGGGGTGAAGGATTATTTTGGTGTATATCCTGAGAAAGTGATTGATGTATTAGCGATGATTGGAGACACATCCGATAATATTCCCGGCGTGCCCGGAATTGGGAAAAAAGGGGCTCCCAAACTGATCAAAAAATATGGAACACTGGAAGCGGCGATAGAAGATGCTCCAAACATCTCAGGAAAAAGAGCCCGCGAAGGGTTAACTGATTTTGCTGATCAGGCCCTCCAGGCAAAAGAGATGGTTACAATAAAAACAGATGTACCTGATGTACAAGACTGGGAAGACCTGGAGTGGGAAGGTGCCGATAAAAAAGAATTGGGCCTTTTCTTCAAGCGAATGGAGTTTAGAACACTCACTCAAAAATATCTTGGTGAGGAGGGACCTGTCGCTGAAAAAAATGGTGACCAGGTGGATCTTTTTGGATCATTTAAAGAGGAAGCGCCAAAGCAGGAGTTGGATGAGGAAAAGGTTAGTTATGAATTGGTCAACACCATAGATCGGGTTAAAAAAGTCGTTGATATTTTAAAAAGTAAAAAAGAGATCTGTTTTGATACAGAAACAGACAGTCCCGATCCGGTATCGGCAGAACTTGTGGGGATCTCCTTTTCGGCAACAGCGGGATCGGGATATTACATACCCGTAAATGTTGAGGAAGGATTGAATCAGGAAGAAGTTCTTGAACTGCTCAGGCCAATATTTGAAAATTCCGATTCAACAAAAATAGCGCATAATTACAAGTTCGATTACATGATGTTATCGAAGGCGGGGATTGAGATCAGTGGGAAAGCATTTGATACGATGGTAGCTGCGTATCTTGTGGATGCCACCCAAAAGTTAAAAATGGATGAACTTTCAAAAGGCTTGCTAAATTACAAACCTGTATCCATCGAAGAGTTGATTGGTAAAGGGAAGAAGCAAAAGTCGATGGCAGACCTGAATGTGGACGATATTTATTTGTATGCATGCGAAGATGCGGACATCACGCTTCGATTGTACGAAATACTGAACGAGCAGCTTAAAAAAGATGAGTTGGAAGAGATTGCCTATCAAGTGGATTTTCCGTTGATGGAAATCCTGGCAGATATGGAGTACGAGGGGGTGAGGCTGGACAAAGAAATGCTTACACAATTCTCGGAAGAGTTGGCTGAGGATTTGAAAAAACTTGAAACAGAAATTTATGAAAAAGCAGGTGAAGAGTTCAATATCAACTCTCCGCAACAGCTCGGTACAATACTTTTTGAAAAGCTTGAGCTGCCGGCAGGGAAGAAGACAAAAACCGGACAGTATTCCACGGCAGAATCGGTATTAACCAAGCTTGCAGTTAAATATGAGATACCCAGTCTTATACTGGATTATCGTCAGTTAAAAAAGTTGAAATCAACGTATGTGGATGCCCTCCCGGCGCTTATCAATCCGGAAACAGAGCGCATCCATACTGAATTTAACCAAACGGTAACTGCTACTGGGCGGCTGGCATCATCGAATCCGAATCTTCAAAATATCCCGATTCGTACGAAACGCGGACGTGAAATTCGGAAGGCGTTTATAGCTGAAGATGGGTTTAAACTCATGTCTGCTGATTATTCCCAGGTGGAACTTCGGGTAATTGCTGATATTTCTAAAGATGATGCGATGATTGAAGCATTTATGAATGATGAAGATATCCACTCCAGAACGGCAAAAGAGATTTTTAACCTCGACTCGATTGATGATGTGACTCCCGATCACCGGCGCAAAGCCAAAGAGGTGAATTTTGGGATTCCCTATGGAGTGAGTGCATATGGGCTGGCATCACGGTTAGGTATTGAAAACAGCGAAGGGAAAGAGATGATTGATCAGTATTTTGAGCGCTTCCCGAATATTCTGAACTATATCAACGACACAAAGGCGTTTGCCCGCGAGCATGGCTATGTAAAAACATTAATGGGCCGCCGGCGTTATATTCCCGATATCAAATCTGGAAATTGGAATGTGCGCGGATTTGCCGAACGTACGGCGATTAATATGCCGATACAGGGCACAGCTGCGGATATCATCAAACTGGCGATGATCAATATTCATCACTGGTTAAAAGAGAATGAAAAGAAAAGCAGAATGCTTTTGCAGGTTCATGATGAGCTGATTTTTGAGATCCACGAGAGTGAAATGGATGAAGTTCCGGATCAAATTGAAGAGATGATGGAATCAGCTTTTGAACTTGATGTACCGCTGAAGGTAGAAGCCGGAATTGGCGAGAATTGGCTGGAGGCACATTAG